In Ictalurus furcatus strain D&B chromosome 23, Billie_1.0, whole genome shotgun sequence, a single window of DNA contains:
- the apoob gene encoding apolipoprotein O, b isoform X2 has protein sequence MLNIRRLVKVALPLTFPGSLYLTSGRVFASSENEESNSSLITDELSLYTTPHSRVRHVKPEVGHVEQTIASVRKSAEPYTAWCQEKTSYALDKAEKYYKTIEPGINTSIQTVRDTYEFLINPPSKFYPSVGAVGFSAILGLYLAKGGRVKRLLFPTGLMTLSASMFYPQHAASLAKEAKDQISRLGSQTRVLLEDVWKGKSPGKEK, from the exons ATGTTGAATATCCGAAGATTGGTGAAG GTGGCATTGCCGCTGACGTTCCCTGGATCTCTGTACCTCACGTCAGGACGTGTTTTTGCCTCCAGCGAGAACGAAGAAAGCAATTCCTCTCTGATTACAGATGAA CTGTCTCTGTATACCACCCCACACTCTCGAGTGCGGCACGTGAAGCCGGAAGTCGGCCACGTGGAGCAAACCATAGCATCAGTGAGGAAATCAGCAGAGCCGTACACAGCATGGTGTCAG GAAAAGACATCATATGCCCTGGATAAAGCAGAG AAATATTATAAGACCATAGAACCTGGTATTAATACATCTATACAGACTGTGAGAG ACACTTATGAGTTTCTGATTAATCCTCCGTCCAAGTTCTACCCAAGTGTCGGTGCTGTGGGTTTTTCTGCAATCCTCGGACTTTACCTCGCCAAAG GCGGCAGGGTAAAACGTCTTCTCTTCCCCACTGGACTGATGACTCTGAGTGCCTCCATGTTCTACCCGCAGCACGCTGCCTCTCTGGCCAAG GAGGCCAAAGACCAGATATCCAGGTTGGGTTCACAGACACGTGTGCTTTTGGAGGACGTGTGGAAGGGAAAATCACCTGGCAAGGAG AAATGA
- the apoob gene encoding apolipoprotein O, b isoform X1 translates to MLNIRRLVKVALPLTFPGSLYLTSGRVFASSENEESNSSLITDELSLYTTPHSRVRHVKPEVGHVEQTIASVRKSAEPYTAWCQEKTSYALDKAEKYYKTIEPGINTSIQTVRDTYEFLINPPSKFYPSVGAVGFSAILGLYLAKGGRVKRLLFPTGLMTLSASMFYPQHAASLAKEAKDQISRLGSQTRVLLEDVWKGKSPGKEVSAENMKFCNVSIRVSDEFLIY, encoded by the exons ATGTTGAATATCCGAAGATTGGTGAAG GTGGCATTGCCGCTGACGTTCCCTGGATCTCTGTACCTCACGTCAGGACGTGTTTTTGCCTCCAGCGAGAACGAAGAAAGCAATTCCTCTCTGATTACAGATGAA CTGTCTCTGTATACCACCCCACACTCTCGAGTGCGGCACGTGAAGCCGGAAGTCGGCCACGTGGAGCAAACCATAGCATCAGTGAGGAAATCAGCAGAGCCGTACACAGCATGGTGTCAG GAAAAGACATCATATGCCCTGGATAAAGCAGAG AAATATTATAAGACCATAGAACCTGGTATTAATACATCTATACAGACTGTGAGAG ACACTTATGAGTTTCTGATTAATCCTCCGTCCAAGTTCTACCCAAGTGTCGGTGCTGTGGGTTTTTCTGCAATCCTCGGACTTTACCTCGCCAAAG GCGGCAGGGTAAAACGTCTTCTCTTCCCCACTGGACTGATGACTCTGAGTGCCTCCATGTTCTACCCGCAGCACGCTGCCTCTCTGGCCAAG GAGGCCAAAGACCAGATATCCAGGTTGGGTTCACAGACACGTGTGCTTTTGGAGGACGTGTGGAAGGGAAAATCACCTGGCAAGGAGGTAAGTGCAGAGAACATGAAGTTCTGCAATGTTTCCATCAGGGTCTCAGACGAATTCCTGATTTATTAG
- the LOC128599953 gene encoding arylamine N-acetyltransferase, pineal gland isozyme NAT-3-like, with the protein MDVQKYLLRIGCSVSCSCSPTLETLRSVHLQHLLAVPFEDLTIHTGERVSLELPLLYDKIVLKRRGGFCYENNGLFSWLLSQLGFEVEILSAQVKNRFTGAYGPPFDHLIMKVTLNGQRWLCDVGFGAGFQLPLSLETDSPQTQSHGVYRVRVHGNLLFMETQSESDASWVELYKFTLQPCQREDFKAMCDYHQSSMSSIFFCKSLCSLLLPNGRITLMGRKLIITHLASEDGPPVKAIETDLTDEEITEILREKFGIVLMSPLITKDIDIVLPSVNY; encoded by the coding sequence ATGGATGTTCAGAAGTATTTATTGCGCATCGGCTGCTCTGTGTCGTGTTCGTGCTCTCCGACGCTGGAGACTTTGCGCTCGGTTCATCTCCAGCACTTGCTCGCGGTGCCTTTTGAAGATCTCACCATCCACACCGGAGAGCGCGTGAGCCTCGAGCTCCCGCTGCTCTACGACAAAATCGTTTTAAAAAGACGCGGCGGATTTTGCTACGAGAACAACGGGCTTTTTTCCTGGCTCTTGTCTCAGCTCGGGTTTGAAGTCGAGATTCTGTCTGCTCAGGTGAAGAATCGGTTCACCGGCGCTTACGGACCTCCGTTTGACCACCTGATCATGAAGGTGACCCTGAACGGGCAAAGGTGGCTCTGTGATGTGGGCTTCGGGGCCGGTTTCCAGCTCCCTCTTTCCCTCGAGACGGACAGTCCTCAGACTCAGAGTCATGGCGTGTACCGGGTTCGAGTTCACGGAAATCTGCTTTTTATGGAAACACAGTCAGAGAGTGATGCATCATGGGTGGAGCTGTACAAGTTCACACTTCAGCCATGTCAGAGAGAGGACTTTAAAGCTATGTGTGATTACCATCAGAGCTCCATGAGCTCCATCTTCTTCTGCAAGTCCCTCTGCTCCCTCCTACTACCAAACGGAAGGATTACTCTAATGGGCCGCAAGCTGATTATCACCCACCTGGCCAGTGAAGATGGACCACCAGTGAAGGCCATCGAAACAGATCTTACTGATGAAGAAATCACTGAGATACTGAGGGAGAAGTTTGGAATAGTGCTGATGTCTCCACTGATTACTAAAGATATTGACATTGTGCTCCCATCAGTGAACTATTAG
- the c23h11orf65 gene encoding protein MFI — protein sequence MPMSSQDRLYDQAARVIQRTWRKHAVSDFHNIIIFKYFKNLVSFRNQGAPRLLLKYVNPREADILDAASGVYMRFRLGGTSFPPNIYYKIFTHRPVVDLCASSPKDYTHAGQKRAVAQQVHNGLPLVQDDRSGWYRRVENNGWRLLSGKICHHGDPVTQDTSSKRTEFHHCKLIRRQDAERKKKIRKIEWMKKMYEERALHAHTEHRDTAALVENSAEGMMWAIEQLGPGTIVDWEVDELIEWTNALNFDE from the exons ATGCCGATGTCATCACAGGACCGTTTGTATGACCAGGCAGCCAGAGTCATCCAAAGGACATGGAGGAAGCATGCTGTTAGTGACTTTCAC AACATCATCATTTTCAAGTACTTCAAGAATCTCGTGAGCTTCAGAAATCAAGGTGCTCCACGTCTCCTGCTCAAATATGTCAACCCCAGAGAG GCCGATATTTTGGATGCCGCTTCCGGAGTCTACATGCGATTCAGACTGGGCGGA ACCAGCTTTCCCCCAAACATCTACTACAAAATCTTCACACACAGGCCAGTAGTAGACCTGTGTGCCAGCAGCCCCAAAGACTACACACATGCCGGGCAGAAGAGAGCTGTCGCACAGCAGGTCCATAACGGCCTTCCGCTAGTTCAGGATGACCGTTCTGGTTGGTACCGTCGGGTGGAGAACAACGGCTGGAGGCTGCTGTCTGGCAAG ATTTGCCATCATGGAGACCCCGTCACTCAAGACACGAGTTCTAAAAGGACCGAGTTCCACCACTGCAAACTCATTCGACGGCAAGACGccgaaagaaagaagaagatcCGAAAAATTGAGTGGATGAAAAAAAT GTATGAAGAAAGGGCTCTACATGCTCACACTGAGCACAGAGACACTGCAGCGCTGGTGGAGAATTCAGCTGAGGGTATGATGTGGGCAATCGAACAGCTCGGACCTGGCACCATCGTAGACTGGGAGGTAGATGAGCTGATCGAGTGGACCAATGCCCTCAACTTTGATGAGTAA